The Sorangiineae bacterium MSr11367 genome window below encodes:
- a CDS encoding TonB family protein, with the protein MGSKAMKLLGVAAWTFASLAHAHDVDAPKLKTQTPGAWPGGHAESHDVLVPVTLTVSVAGTVQGVVVEEGISSEFDRAAIAAASTWTYEPARRNGQPVAARVRAAVRFTSAPAEKPAPQASAPEPPPAPANAAVQVRGTPPPRSASATVRGRDVIELAPHRTASDLLQLAPGIFVTQHSGEGKAHQIFLRGFDAVHGQDLEIWVGGIPVNEVSNIHGQGYADLHFAMPEVIKEIQATPGTYDPRQGDFAVAGSIRMRLGYAEPGITATGTLGSFGTKRLFLAYHPPGTSDETFAAFEEYSTDGFGPNRAARRGSFIAQATHDFGKGFEGRVLATTYTGRFDSAGVVRLDDIQNGTLDKYGFYDPKQGGYSSRTQVLAELRQEGENSHFSVAPFVAFRSLTLRQNFTGYLVDSQRGGAARNDSDNTQQIHEDIMVGATASYRRTVKLLSSRDALEAGFYGRTDFIEQSQRRLSDVNDLPTETLVDAKVRGTNVAGYLDASLFPIRRLALRGGIRADALSYSTQDRVPPASDPTATASQARAAQGAHFGKKATADLLLVPGLHALASYGEGFRSPQARSLSEGERTPFAEVTSYEVGIRYADGNRFQGSLAAFHTRLSEDLAFDQTTARNERVPGTQRTGVAAELTARADWLTTSASVTYTRASFTGSDAQYKEGDLLPYVPQIVGRVDIGAKRRLARVFGRDLEGRIGSSLESLFRRPLPYSEFGHDVFLVDARAALRLKEVELGLDAFNLLDAFWYDGEFVYASNFNRGKPAQLVPFRHVTVGAPRSVFLSLTLHI; encoded by the coding sequence GTGGGCTCGAAGGCGATGAAGCTGCTCGGGGTGGCCGCGTGGACGTTCGCGTCCTTGGCCCACGCGCACGACGTCGATGCGCCGAAGCTCAAGACGCAAACGCCGGGCGCATGGCCGGGTGGTCATGCCGAGTCACACGATGTTCTCGTGCCCGTCACATTGACGGTGTCGGTGGCCGGCACGGTGCAGGGCGTCGTGGTGGAGGAGGGGATCTCGTCGGAATTCGACCGCGCGGCCATCGCCGCGGCGAGCACGTGGACGTACGAGCCCGCCCGCCGGAACGGGCAGCCCGTTGCTGCGCGCGTGCGAGCCGCCGTGCGTTTCACGAGCGCGCCCGCGGAAAAGCCGGCACCGCAAGCCAGCGCGCCGGAGCCGCCGCCCGCGCCCGCGAACGCGGCCGTGCAGGTGCGAGGGACGCCACCGCCGCGCAGCGCCTCCGCCACCGTGCGCGGACGCGATGTTATCGAGTTAGCGCCCCACCGCACGGCGAGCGATCTCCTGCAGCTGGCCCCCGGCATTTTCGTGACGCAGCACAGTGGGGAAGGGAAGGCGCACCAGATCTTCTTGCGCGGCTTCGACGCCGTTCACGGGCAAGATCTGGAAATTTGGGTCGGCGGAATCCCCGTCAACGAGGTGTCGAACATCCACGGCCAGGGCTACGCGGATCTGCACTTTGCCATGCCCGAGGTGATCAAGGAGATCCAAGCGACGCCGGGCACGTACGATCCGCGGCAGGGCGACTTCGCCGTCGCAGGCTCGATCCGCATGCGCCTCGGGTACGCCGAGCCGGGCATCACGGCCACCGGTACCCTGGGCTCCTTTGGGACCAAGCGGCTTTTTCTGGCCTACCACCCGCCGGGGACCTCGGACGAGACGTTCGCGGCCTTCGAGGAGTACTCGACCGACGGCTTCGGGCCGAACCGCGCGGCGCGCCGGGGTTCGTTCATTGCGCAGGCGACGCACGACTTCGGCAAAGGCTTCGAAGGGCGCGTGCTCGCGACGACGTACACCGGCCGTTTCGACTCGGCGGGCGTCGTTCGCCTGGACGACATTCAGAACGGCACCCTCGACAAATACGGATTCTACGATCCCAAACAGGGCGGCTATTCGAGCCGCACCCAGGTATTGGCCGAGCTGCGCCAGGAGGGCGAAAACTCGCACTTCAGCGTCGCGCCCTTCGTGGCCTTTCGCTCGCTCACCCTGCGGCAGAATTTCACCGGCTACCTCGTGGACAGCCAGCGCGGTGGTGCGGCTCGAAACGATAGCGACAACACGCAGCAGATTCACGAAGACATCATGGTGGGCGCGACCGCCTCCTACCGGCGAACGGTGAAGCTTCTGTCGTCGCGCGATGCCCTCGAGGCCGGGTTTTACGGCCGCACGGATTTCATCGAGCAATCCCAGCGGCGCCTTTCCGACGTGAACGATCTGCCCACGGAGACGCTCGTCGATGCCAAGGTGCGCGGGACCAACGTGGCGGGCTACCTCGATGCGTCGCTCTTTCCGATTCGGCGGCTCGCCCTCCGCGGCGGGATCCGCGCCGACGCGCTTTCCTATTCCACGCAAGATCGCGTGCCGCCCGCCTCGGATCCCACGGCCACCGCATCGCAGGCTCGCGCCGCGCAGGGCGCGCACTTCGGAAAAAAAGCCACGGCGGATCTCCTGCTCGTGCCGGGCCTTCACGCCCTGGCGAGTTATGGCGAGGGCTTTCGCTCGCCGCAGGCGCGCAGCCTCTCGGAAGGCGAGCGCACCCCCTTCGCCGAAGTGACCAGCTACGAAGTGGGGATTCGCTACGCCGACGGGAATCGATTCCAGGGCTCGTTGGCGGCATTTCATACGCGGCTATCGGAAGATCTCGCCTTCGATCAGACGACCGCGCGCAACGAGCGCGTTCCCGGTACGCAGCGCACGGGTGTGGCGGCGGAGCTCACCGCACGCGCCGATTGGCTGACCACGAGCGCCAGCGTGACCTACACGCGCGCATCGTTCACCGGATCGGATGCACAATACAAGGAAGGCGATCTCCTTCCTTACGTTCCGCAAATCGTCGGACGCGTCGACATCGGTGCCAAACGCCGCTTGGCGCGTGTGTTCGGGCGCGATTTGGAGGGCCGCATCGGTTCCAGTTTGGAATCGCTCTTCCGGCGGCCGCTGCCGTACTCCGAATTTGGCCACGATGTCTTTCTGGTGGATGCGCGGGCCGCGCTTCGTCTGAAGGAGGTCGAGCTCGGGCTCGATGCGTTCAATCTGCTGGATGCCTTTTGGTACGACGGTGAATTCGTTTATGCGTCGAATTTCAATCGCGGCAAACCTGCGCAATTGGTGCCCTTCCGTCATGTGACGGTGGGGGCGCCGCGCTCCGTTTTTCTGTCACTGACTCTGCATATTTGA